From a single Candidatus Lernaella stagnicola genomic region:
- a CDS encoding M23 family metallopeptidase, with product MHQTWRWAFPVILLLATTLAAAGGYLWPTRGIAVELTSVMCDKRNDHPHAGIDLSLHGRVGTVPIVAVGDGVLMRIRDNRHGYGKALYVRMPDKRVAVYAHLDRFSPRLQQIGEDLRRRQGLRRLDYYFEEWELTIPIARGEVIAYGGNTGTSTAHLHFELRDDDIVNLNPLTNGFPVEDHLAPTIRAALVVPVSPDARVAGAARSRVVPIPAGNAVANPIRVKGRVGLAVDAFDRTRSKGRRFAPYRIGVVVDGEPFFETRYEQWSWFEKSLIWAQYDVGAKQRLFHRAYNPYPVDIPFFSAAAAGTFDRLPPGPHKVEVAVADAAGNSSSFTLAIEVEAGDVTKTAARGEGSHGLFNNRRVAVDDGAFYIAGEEFSFYEPVRINVVRRESPLVGSTCYTVSDPGTVMRRDHLVGFRLPETEAVGPRPGIVHWKRDKAEWLEPIDDGPRGYVAARTSEFGIFCLAGDGNVPAISNVRRGRGRAVVTFSASDDLSGLTWQAAQVLIDGKSALAYYEPGRGVGGAEIYWALKTGAHKAEITLTDRAGNQARRSFGFNTR from the coding sequence TTGCATCAAACTTGGCGATGGGCGTTTCCGGTGATCTTGTTGCTTGCCACCACGCTGGCGGCGGCGGGCGGGTATTTGTGGCCGACGCGGGGAATTGCCGTCGAACTCACCAGCGTCATGTGCGACAAGCGTAACGATCACCCGCACGCCGGCATCGACTTGAGTTTGCACGGCCGCGTCGGCACCGTGCCGATTGTTGCGGTAGGCGACGGCGTGCTTATGCGCATTCGCGATAATCGCCACGGTTACGGCAAGGCGCTCTATGTGCGCATGCCCGACAAGCGGGTCGCCGTGTACGCCCACCTCGACCGCTTCAGCCCGCGCTTACAACAAATCGGCGAAGACCTGCGCCGCCGCCAGGGACTGCGTCGTCTGGATTACTACTTCGAAGAATGGGAACTCACGATTCCCATCGCCCGCGGTGAAGTGATCGCCTATGGCGGCAATACCGGCACCTCGACCGCGCACCTGCATTTCGAACTGCGTGACGACGACATCGTGAACTTGAATCCGCTGACCAACGGTTTTCCGGTCGAGGATCATCTCGCCCCGACGATCCGTGCGGCTTTGGTCGTGCCCGTGAGCCCCGATGCGCGCGTGGCGGGCGCGGCTCGCTCCCGGGTGGTTCCCATTCCGGCGGGAAACGCCGTCGCCAATCCGATACGGGTGAAAGGCCGCGTCGGCCTCGCGGTAGACGCTTTTGATCGCACTCGCTCCAAGGGGCGACGGTTCGCGCCGTATCGAATCGGCGTGGTCGTAGACGGCGAGCCGTTTTTCGAGACTCGCTACGAGCAGTGGAGTTGGTTTGAGAAGTCGCTGATATGGGCGCAATACGACGTGGGCGCGAAACAGCGTCTCTTCCACCGCGCCTACAATCCTTACCCGGTGGATATCCCGTTTTTCTCGGCGGCGGCCGCCGGCACCTTCGACCGATTGCCGCCGGGACCGCATAAGGTTGAGGTTGCGGTGGCCGACGCGGCGGGCAATTCGTCTTCTTTCACGTTGGCCATAGAGGTTGAAGCAGGCGATGTAACCAAGACCGCGGCGCGCGGCGAGGGCTCCCATGGGTTGTTCAACAACCGGCGCGTCGCTGTCGACGACGGCGCTTTCTACATCGCGGGCGAAGAATTCAGCTTTTACGAGCCGGTTCGAATCAACGTGGTTCGGCGCGAGTCGCCGCTCGTGGGGTCGACGTGCTACACCGTCAGCGACCCCGGCACGGTGATGCGACGCGACCACCTCGTCGGCTTCCGGTTGCCGGAAACTGAGGCGGTGGGACCGCGGCCTGGGATCGTCCATTGGAAGCGGGATAAAGCGGAATGGCTCGAGCCGATCGACGACGGACCGCGCGGCTACGTGGCGGCCCGAACCAGCGAATTCGGCATATTCTGCCTTGCTGGGGACGGCAACGTGCCGGCGATCTCCAATGTTCGACGCGGCCGCGGGCGTGCGGTGGTGACGTTCTCGGCGAGCGACGATCTGTCGGGGCTAACGTGGCAGGCGGCGCAGGTTCTCATTGACGGCAAGTCGGCGTTGGCTTACTACGAGCCGGGCCGGGGCGTCGGGGGAGCCGAAATCTACTGGGCGCTCAAGACCGGCGCGCATAAAGCCGAAATCACGTTAACGGACCGGGCCGGAAACCAGGCGCGGCGAAGTTTTGGTTTCAACACACGATAG
- a CDS encoding histidine kinase dimerization/phospho-acceptor domain-containing protein, with the protein MSDDPKHPRSEFFAGLSHRVRQPLNGVLEELNALLDTNLNPSQRSLIDLVQRRAHELLALLNDVLDLARLQAGNFVLADEPLDLLDVLDSVAANLTDFFGQKRNAPFTLLPHPDTPALVSGDAGRLKQALLNMALATPPPTGSSEVLLETAVEGESQYETRLAFSLHLQVEPADAALAVKMIEALAGSSHGEKEQFDDEGALRLAVAAEIAAAMGGGLEAETDGGDGLTLVFRATLGRVESLSHRDAGDPAGLEGLRVLLVSDSDEAAAPLATWLAEWNCDVRHVPLMDDAPALLRQAAGEDEAMQFALIVNHSHGQDAEDLGRTIKSDPDLRNTAVGLVTSVGRRGDAARLREIGFSFYLTQPVTQRQFRDAMGIVIEHIDLPPKQRAAAIITRHSLRERQVRGLRVAVLDDNATSRMITLLLLERMGCEAKALAAEEIPAQRFDLVLATEPHVEQLLARSGDTAAVPVIAVVGEIAGQQREELLAQGVRDVIGKPLTVAALRDAVGRIVAWREQNGAEEVASPSLVDAETLLRNFDDDREMLREVIAFFVQDFAEKLDALQAAVAAAKVEDAKEIAEDMRDAAGGLELRRLVDLMAEITRAASGERASQIPPLIEEAARLFARIKTALEEI; encoded by the coding sequence ATGAGCGACGATCCGAAACATCCGCGCAGCGAGTTTTTCGCCGGTCTCAGTCATCGCGTCCGCCAACCCCTCAACGGCGTGCTTGAGGAATTGAACGCGCTGTTGGACACCAACTTGAATCCTTCGCAACGAAGCCTTATTGACTTGGTGCAACGGCGCGCACACGAGCTACTCGCGCTTCTCAACGACGTGTTGGACCTCGCGCGACTGCAAGCGGGTAATTTCGTGCTGGCCGACGAGCCTCTGGATCTGCTCGACGTGTTGGATAGCGTTGCGGCAAACCTGACCGATTTCTTTGGGCAGAAGCGAAACGCTCCGTTCACCCTCTTGCCTCACCCGGATACCCCGGCGCTCGTGTCGGGTGACGCCGGGCGCTTGAAACAAGCCCTACTCAATATGGCGCTGGCCACGCCGCCGCCCACCGGGTCCAGCGAGGTGTTGCTGGAAACCGCGGTGGAGGGCGAATCGCAGTATGAAACCCGCCTCGCGTTCTCGCTTCACTTGCAGGTCGAGCCGGCGGACGCGGCCCTCGCGGTGAAGATGATCGAGGCGCTCGCCGGTTCGAGTCACGGCGAGAAAGAGCAGTTCGACGACGAGGGCGCACTGCGCTTGGCGGTGGCCGCCGAAATTGCCGCGGCGATGGGAGGCGGCCTGGAAGCCGAAACCGACGGCGGCGATGGTCTGACGTTGGTTTTTCGGGCCACATTGGGACGCGTCGAGTCGCTGAGCCACCGCGACGCGGGCGACCCGGCGGGCTTGGAAGGCTTGCGGGTGCTCTTGGTATCCGACAGCGACGAGGCCGCCGCGCCGCTCGCCACATGGCTTGCCGAATGGAATTGCGACGTGCGCCATGTGCCGCTTATGGACGACGCACCGGCTCTTTTGCGGCAGGCGGCGGGCGAAGATGAGGCCATGCAGTTCGCGCTGATTGTCAACCACTCTCACGGGCAAGATGCCGAGGATTTGGGTCGAACGATCAAGAGCGATCCGGACCTGCGCAACACGGCCGTGGGCTTGGTGACAAGCGTCGGTCGCCGAGGCGATGCCGCCCGACTGCGGGAGATCGGATTTTCGTTTTACCTCACTCAACCCGTTACGCAGCGGCAGTTTCGCGACGCCATGGGCATCGTGATTGAACACATCGATTTGCCGCCGAAACAGCGGGCCGCGGCGATCATCACGCGGCATTCTTTGCGCGAACGGCAAGTGCGCGGTTTGCGCGTCGCCGTCCTCGACGACAACGCGACGTCCCGGATGATCACCTTGCTGCTGCTGGAAAGGATGGGCTGTGAAGCCAAGGCGTTGGCGGCCGAGGAAATCCCGGCGCAGCGTTTCGACCTTGTGCTGGCGACCGAGCCGCACGTCGAGCAGTTGCTTGCCCGCAGCGGCGACACGGCGGCGGTTCCCGTCATCGCCGTAGTCGGCGAGATAGCGGGACAGCAACGCGAGGAACTACTGGCGCAGGGCGTTCGCGACGTGATCGGCAAACCTTTGACTGTAGCCGCGCTGCGCGATGCCGTGGGACGTATCGTTGCGTGGCGGGAACAAAACGGTGCCGAAGAGGTCGCTTCACCGTCGCTTGTTGATGCGGAAACCCTGCTGCGCAACTTCGACGACGACCGCGAAATGTTGCGGGAAGTGATCGCGTTTTTCGTGCAGGACTTTGCCGAAAAGCTCGACGCGCTGCAGGCGGCGGTCGCCGCGGCGAAGGTCGAAGACGCGAAAGAAATCGCCGAGGACATGAGAGACGCGGCGGGCGGTTTGGAACTGCGACGCTTGGTTGACCTCATGGCCGAAATCACCCGTGCGGCTTCGGGCGAACGCGCATCGCAAATACCCCCACTGATCGAGGAGGCGGCGCGGCTTTTCGCCAGAATCAAAACGGCGCTGGAAGAAATTTAG
- a CDS encoding glycoside hydrolase family 3 N-terminal domain-containing protein, with amino-acid sequence MRVARILVIVFLLSLPLAFGFACDDDDDDDAPAAADDDDNNDDDDNDDSPAPLSFCAVDESEIDAILDRLTLRQKVAQMYYTAVNVFPWFDLPEAAYMVGDVQVGGIHEVVALTLGFWPSWTVQNTNKLQNIALNSDAGIPLFIGIDQEGGIPQMMTGLTGGTDTPGNMGLGATFSPDATRLAYDLMARELHETGINLSLAPVLGVMTDHEEASMYTRCFGENTEWVSQHAAAAVEATQRNLVVATPKHFPGQTAAPGDEHYVRAVSEHSEAEIREIYLPPFVAAIEAGADMIMPTHARYAAWEDEYPVTLSSRMLTELLRDELGFEGVIITDDLNMDAVAGIDWGELPDVLAIQAGADIIIDIFEDFEARDAGKAGDYPSTIAEQIDYVVGAVGDGRLTEARIDQSVRRILNLKMKYCLFENPFRTVEDVPERVHRPEDAELSLALHRQAITLLRDEDALLPLDVDDRVFVITTGPLVTQMYPEATWPQMTIKTLLGPMQDIDPDVTGMIYGGTPVGFVADMLVDAAAASGADLLVIGTYNAYFDEVQQDLVNRLLALGLPTVMVAQAMPYDLMVFPDVGTYVASYSNRGLALQVTAEVLYGLSEPGGRLPVALPGMYEIGWSAALD; translated from the coding sequence ATGCGGGTCGCGCGAATTCTGGTAATCGTTTTCTTGCTTTCTTTACCGTTGGCCTTTGGCTTCGCATGCGACGACGACGATGACGACGACGCCCCGGCCGCCGCCGACGACGACGACAACAACGATGACGACGACAACGACGACTCTCCCGCCCCGCTAAGCTTTTGCGCAGTCGATGAAAGCGAAATCGACGCCATCCTGGACCGGCTGACGTTGCGGCAGAAAGTCGCACAGATGTACTACACCGCCGTCAACGTCTTCCCCTGGTTCGACTTGCCGGAAGCCGCCTATATGGTCGGCGACGTGCAGGTCGGCGGCATCCATGAGGTCGTGGCGCTCACCCTTGGTTTCTGGCCCAGTTGGACCGTGCAAAACACGAACAAGCTGCAAAATATTGCGCTGAACTCCGACGCGGGCATCCCGCTGTTTATCGGCATCGATCAGGAAGGCGGCATTCCGCAGATGATGACCGGGCTCACCGGCGGTACCGACACCCCGGGCAACATGGGACTCGGCGCGACCTTTTCACCCGATGCGACCCGCCTCGCCTACGACCTGATGGCCCGTGAACTGCACGAAACAGGCATCAACCTCTCTCTCGCGCCGGTGCTCGGCGTCATGACCGACCACGAGGAAGCCTCGATGTACACGCGCTGCTTCGGGGAGAATACGGAGTGGGTTTCGCAGCACGCGGCTGCCGCCGTCGAGGCCACGCAGCGCAACCTGGTGGTCGCCACGCCCAAGCACTTCCCCGGCCAGACCGCCGCGCCGGGCGACGAACATTACGTGCGGGCCGTCTCGGAGCATTCGGAAGCGGAAATCCGGGAGATCTATCTACCGCCGTTCGTGGCGGCGATCGAGGCCGGCGCCGACATGATCATGCCCACGCACGCGCGTTACGCGGCCTGGGAGGACGAATACCCCGTGACGCTCAGCTCCCGCATGCTCACCGAGCTACTTCGTGACGAGTTGGGATTCGAAGGCGTCATCATCACCGACGACCTGAACATGGACGCTGTGGCCGGCATCGATTGGGGCGAGTTGCCCGACGTGCTGGCGATTCAGGCGGGCGCAGACATCATCATCGACATCTTCGAGGATTTCGAAGCGCGTGACGCCGGAAAGGCGGGCGACTATCCCTCGACGATCGCGGAACAAATCGATTACGTCGTCGGGGCCGTCGGCGATGGTCGGCTTACCGAGGCGCGAATCGACCAGTCCGTGCGCCGCATCCTCAACCTCAAAATGAAGTACTGCCTGTTTGAGAACCCGTTCCGCACCGTGGAAGACGTCCCTGAACGGGTTCACCGGCCGGAAGACGCGGAGTTGTCGCTGGCGCTGCATCGGCAGGCGATCACTCTGTTGCGTGACGAGGACGCGCTGCTGCCTCTGGATGTCGACGACCGCGTTTTCGTGATCACGACCGGGCCGCTGGTGACGCAGATGTACCCCGAAGCCACGTGGCCGCAAATGACGATCAAAACCCTGCTCGGCCCCATGCAGGACATCGACCCGGATGTGACCGGAATGATTTACGGAGGCACGCCGGTCGGCTTCGTGGCCGACATGCTCGTGGACGCCGCGGCGGCAAGCGGAGCGGATCTCCTCGTAATCGGCACGTACAACGCCTATTTCGACGAGGTGCAGCAAGACTTGGTCAACCGCCTGCTCGCCCTCGGGCTGCCCACGGTGATGGTCGCGCAAGCCATGCCGTACGACTTGATGGTTTTCCCCGACGTCGGTACCTACGTGGCGAGCTACAGCAATCGCGGCTTGGCCTTGCAGGTCACCGCGGAAGTGCTCTACGGCCTCTCCGAACCCGGCGGCCGGTTGCCGGTTGCGTTGCCGGGAATGTACGAAATCGGTTGGAGTGCCGCGCTCGACTAA
- the serC gene encoding 3-phosphoserine/phosphohydroxythreonine transaminase: MSRVHNYYAGPAALPLAALEYAQQEFLDFEGTGMSVMEISHRSKEYDAVHNEAVQMVRDLLKLPENYHVLMLQGGASTQFYHVPMNLLGGEKSADYVITGAWSKKAFTEAKIVGKARAAASSEGDSFTSIPREFDFDPNAQYVHITSNNTIKGTQFFDFPDTAGIPLVADMSSDIMCRPFDVKPFGIMYAGAQKNLGPSGVTLVIIRDDVIEKCNPAVPTMVKYATQVDKNSLFNTAPTFGIYMLRNVLKWLTDFGGLEAMEKQNRAKGELLYGLIDNSGGFYRNPIQVEDRSLMNAVFRLPSEELEAKLVAEGKANGFIGLKGHRSVGGIRVSMYNATSLESIQDLAAFLKDFMQKNG, from the coding sequence ATGAGTCGCGTTCACAACTACTACGCAGGCCCGGCGGCGCTGCCCCTGGCGGCGCTGGAATATGCCCAACAAGAATTCCTCGATTTCGAGGGCACCGGCATGTCGGTCATGGAAATCTCGCACCGTTCCAAGGAATACGACGCCGTGCACAACGAGGCGGTCCAAATGGTGCGCGATCTGCTGAAGCTGCCGGAGAACTACCACGTGCTCATGCTGCAGGGCGGCGCCAGCACGCAGTTCTATCATGTGCCGATGAACTTACTGGGCGGCGAAAAAAGCGCCGACTACGTCATCACGGGCGCGTGGTCGAAGAAAGCCTTCACGGAAGCGAAGATTGTCGGCAAGGCTCGCGCAGCGGCGAGTTCCGAAGGCGATAGCTTCACGAGCATTCCGCGCGAATTCGATTTCGATCCCAACGCGCAGTACGTGCACATCACCAGCAACAACACGATCAAAGGCACGCAGTTCTTCGACTTCCCCGACACCGCGGGGATCCCGCTGGTCGCCGACATGTCCTCGGATATCATGTGCCGTCCTTTCGACGTGAAGCCTTTCGGCATCATGTACGCGGGCGCGCAGAAGAACCTGGGGCCCTCGGGCGTGACGCTGGTGATCATCCGCGACGACGTGATCGAGAAATGTAATCCGGCCGTCCCAACGATGGTCAAATACGCGACGCAAGTCGATAAGAACTCGCTGTTCAACACGGCGCCGACCTTCGGCATCTACATGCTGCGCAATGTGCTGAAGTGGCTGACCGATTTCGGCGGCCTGGAGGCGATGGAAAAACAGAACCGCGCCAAGGGCGAATTGCTCTACGGCCTGATCGACAACTCCGGCGGCTTCTATCGCAACCCGATTCAGGTGGAAGACCGCAGCTTGATGAACGCCGTGTTCCGCCTGCCCTCGGAAGAGTTGGAAGCCAAGCTCGTCGCCGAAGGCAAGGCCAACGGTTTCATCGGCCTGAAGGGCCACCGTTCGGTCGGCGGCATTCGCGTTTCGATGTACAACGCGACCTCGCTGGAGTCGATCCAGGATCTGGCCGCCTTCCTCAAGGACTTCATGCAGAAGAACGGGTAG
- a CDS encoding NAD(P)-dependent oxidoreductase, with the protein MLILISDAFDDALPSKLARFGEVTDDKARLPEADIVLVRSATKCRREWIDEATSLKLIIRGGVGMDNIDREYAHSKGIQTTNTAQASAIAVAELTLALMLSIPCNIVPGNESMHERKWLKKQLKRTELYGKTLGLIGLGNIGTEVAKRAKAFGMHVIAQRKTGKPSDHAIVVTRAEELFEKADFISVHVPLTPETENMINAETIAMMKDGVIIINTGRGKTVKEDDLAAALESGKVRAYGTDVYYSDPPAEDCPLYDAPNVVMTPHIGASSKENLARVGDVAVLKIEEFLRS; encoded by the coding sequence ATGTTGATTCTGATTTCCGACGCGTTTGATGATGCATTGCCGAGTAAGTTGGCTCGCTTCGGCGAAGTGACCGACGACAAGGCGCGACTTCCGGAGGCCGATATCGTACTTGTGCGCTCGGCCACGAAGTGTAGGCGAGAATGGATTGATGAGGCCACAAGCCTGAAACTCATCATTCGCGGCGGCGTGGGAATGGACAATATCGACCGGGAGTACGCACACTCCAAGGGCATCCAGACGACCAACACTGCGCAGGCTTCGGCCATCGCCGTGGCGGAGTTGACCCTTGCCCTGATGCTGAGCATCCCGTGCAACATCGTCCCGGGCAACGAAAGCATGCACGAGCGCAAGTGGCTGAAAAAGCAACTCAAGCGCACCGAACTGTACGGCAAAACGCTCGGGTTGATCGGTCTGGGTAACATCGGCACGGAGGTCGCCAAGCGCGCCAAGGCCTTCGGGATGCACGTGATTGCGCAGCGCAAAACCGGCAAGCCCAGCGACCATGCGATCGTCGTCACACGCGCCGAAGAGCTTTTTGAGAAGGCGGATTTCATTTCCGTGCATGTGCCGCTCACGCCCGAAACAGAAAACATGATCAACGCCGAAACCATCGCGATGATGAAAGACGGCGTGATCATCATCAACACCGGCCGCGGCAAAACGGTCAAGGAAGACGACCTCGCCGCGGCGCTGGAAAGCGGCAAAGTACGCGCCTACGGCACGGATGTATATTACAGTGACCCGCCCGCTGAAGACTGCCCGCTCTACGATGCGCCCAACGTCGTCATGACGCCGCACATCGGCGCTTCGAGCAAAGAGAACCTGGCGCGGGTCGGCGACGTGGCGGTGTTGAAAATCGAAGAATTCCTACGCTCATAA
- a CDS encoding DUF1015 family protein gives MADVRPFRGYRPTPDNVEKVASPPYDVLDSEEARCMAEGNPLSFLHVVKPEIDLPPDTDLYAPIVYETARDNLRRFIDEGILVKDSVPCYYVYQQKMGDHVQVGVMAAVSVVEYDNDLIKKHEHTRKDKEDDRTRLVDVTNANAGPVFLTYQANAGLDALVDEVRAEKPDFDFVAPDGIGHTVWVVNDTTRLKKLAELFAEVPALYVADGHHRSASAARIGRERRGKNPHHTGEEPYNHFLAVLFPDDQLRILDYNRVVTDLNGLTSEQLLDGIAVNFDVGPGSEAKPTEPRTCGMYLDGKWYTLRAKPGVVPENDPVRSLDVQILYEKVLMPLLTIGDPRTDKRINFVGGIRGTAELMRLVDGGGYAVAFAMHPTTIAQLMAIADAGLVMPPKSTWFEPKLRSGVVVRLIED, from the coding sequence ATGGCAGACGTTCGGCCTTTCCGCGGTTATCGCCCCACGCCCGACAACGTCGAAAAAGTCGCTTCACCACCTTATGATGTGCTCGATTCCGAGGAAGCCCGGTGCATGGCCGAAGGCAATCCGTTAAGTTTCCTGCACGTGGTCAAGCCGGAAATCGACCTGCCGCCGGACACCGATCTGTATGCGCCCATCGTGTACGAAACCGCGCGCGATAACCTGCGCCGGTTCATCGACGAAGGCATCCTCGTGAAGGACTCCGTTCCCTGCTACTACGTGTATCAGCAAAAAATGGGAGATCACGTGCAGGTCGGCGTGATGGCCGCGGTCAGCGTCGTGGAATACGACAACGACCTGATCAAGAAGCACGAGCATACGCGCAAGGACAAGGAAGACGACCGCACGCGGCTGGTCGACGTCACGAACGCGAATGCCGGGCCGGTCTTCCTGACCTACCAGGCCAACGCGGGCCTCGATGCGCTGGTGGACGAGGTTCGCGCGGAGAAACCGGACTTCGATTTCGTCGCGCCGGACGGCATCGGCCACACAGTGTGGGTCGTGAACGATACGACGCGGCTCAAGAAACTTGCCGAACTGTTCGCCGAAGTGCCCGCGCTTTACGTCGCCGACGGCCACCACCGCAGCGCGTCGGCCGCTCGCATAGGCCGCGAACGGCGGGGGAAGAATCCGCACCACACCGGCGAGGAACCGTACAACCACTTTCTCGCGGTGCTCTTCCCCGACGATCAGTTGCGCATTCTCGATTACAACCGCGTTGTGACCGACCTGAACGGCCTGACATCGGAGCAGTTGCTGGACGGCATCGCGGTGAATTTCGACGTCGGCCCCGGCAGCGAGGCCAAACCGACCGAGCCGCGCACCTGCGGCATGTACCTCGACGGAAAGTGGTACACACTGCGGGCCAAACCGGGGGTTGTTCCGGAAAACGATCCCGTGCGCAGTCTCGACGTGCAAATCCTTTACGAGAAAGTTTTAATGCCGCTGCTCACCATCGGCGACCCGCGTACCGACAAACGAATCAACTTCGTCGGCGGCATTCGCGGCACGGCCGAGTTGATGCGACTGGTGGACGGCGGCGGTTACGCCGTGGCCTTCGCCATGCACCCGACCACCATCGCCCAGCTTATGGCGATCGCCGACGCGGGATTGGTCATGCCGCCCAAGTCGACGTGGTTCGAACCAAAGTTGCGTTCGGGTGTCGTGGTACGCCTGATTGAGGATTAA